The Clarias gariepinus isolate MV-2021 ecotype Netherlands chromosome 7, CGAR_prim_01v2, whole genome shotgun sequence genome includes a window with the following:
- the LOC128528013 gene encoding synaptotagmin-5 isoform X1: MHIQLEVHLQILLAVGLAVFCFGLVLGCIICWRRRKSRSSDTKEDEFYMQSGPTDHVTLTLSSSPSIKILPVKQQYEELDGDVLDYPSEASSFTPSDDNKGSFPQDSSKLKVPQKSRFALRRLSTPSAPCSPFKPSVHGRASLPSIRKLSLPSKTRRALDRRSTVIGDSLLPDPEQMPSIQQGELSPSNYSSSLSSRRSSLSNKQTPAVQFSLLFCPADGTLTVTILSVFRGPRRLSGAMVRASLPPLCPAALQAVPSRRNSLSLEPQTQTFTLEVGSVEELRACTLKLAVFGKDFSGLRETPLGELELNCSEMDWEPDTIITYSRQLNPARRRVKKSHSSQESLGTLRALVCISKPLGTLFVLLQYQTQAHRIKVMVRKAENLAKLTRIPGAADHYVVINLRHGGNVISTKETKGASGPNAVWNAPFLFDLPPGDIIRLPLVLEFIVMQGRLYTKSSVLGRALIGSEGPEAGQQHWKEMCSRGQVETARWHTLISDTP, from the exons ATGCACATTCAATTAGaag TTCATCTACAGATCCTCCTGGCTGTTGGTCTGGCCGTCTTCTGCTTCGGCCTCGTCCTGGGCTGCATCATTTGCTGGCGCCGCAGGAAATCCCGGTCGTCTGACACAAAAGAGGATGAGTTTTACATGCAATCCGGTCCCACGGATCACGTGACTTTGACTCTCAGCTCGTCCCCATCAATCAAAATTCTTCCAGTCAAGCAGCAGTATGAAGAGCTTGACGGTGATGTATTAGACTATCCGTCAGAGGCTAGCAGCTTTACACCGTCTGATGACAACAAAGGCAGTTTTCCACAGGATTCAAGTAAGCTGAAAGTCCCTCAGAAGTCTCGATTTGCCCTGCGCCGCCTGAGCACCCCTTCTGCCCCCTGTTCTCCCTTCAAACCATCCGTCCATGGCCGCGCCTCCCTCCCAAGTATCCGTAAACTTAGCCTTCCATCCAAAACGCGCCGTGCTCTGGATCGCCGCTCGACTGTGATTGGAGACAGCCTTCTGCCAGACCCTGAGCAAATGCCATCCATCCAGCAGGGGGAGCTCTCTCCATCAAACTACAGCTCCAGCTTGAGTTCCAGGCGCAGCTCCTTGTCGAACAAGCAGACTCCTGCAGTACAGTTCTCCTTGCTGTTCTGTCCAGCAGATGGCACCCTTACAGTCACAATCCTCAGTGTGTTCAGGGGCCCAAGGAGGCTCAGTGGTGCTATGGTGCGTGCCAGCCTGCCCCCACTGTGCCCTGCTGCTCTGCAGGCAGTGCCATCACGCAGAAACAGCCTGAGCCTAGAGCCTCAGACTCAGACATTCACTCTGGAGGTCGGATCTGTCGAAGAGCTCCGGGCCTGCACTCTCAAACTGGCCGTGTTTGGTAAAGATTTCTCAGGCCTTCGGGAGACGCCGCTGGGTGAGCTAGAGCTCAACTGCAGCGAGATGGACTGGGAGCCCGATACCATCATCACATACAGCCGCCAACTCAATCCTGCAAGGAGGCGAGTTAAAAAg agtCACAGTAGTCAGGAGTCTTTGGGCACCCTGAGGGCTTTAGTGTGCATTTCAAAGCCTTTGGGCACACTTTTTGTCCTGCTCCAGTACCAGACCCAGGCCCATCGGATCAAAGTGATGGTGCGCAAAGCTGAGAACCTGGCCAAGCTCACTCGGATTCCTGGAGCCGCAG ATCACTACGTTGTCATCAACTTGCGTCACGGTGGGAACGTGATCAGTACTAAAGAGACGAAGGGAGCGAGCGGACCGAACGCGGTGTGGAACGCACCTTTCCTGTTCGATTTACCTCCTGGTGACATCATCAGACTTCCACTCGTCCTGGAGTTCATCGTTATGCAG GGACGGCTGTACACCAAAAGCAGTGTGCTAGGCCGTGCTCTGATTGGCTCTGAGGGCCCGGAGGCGGGGCAACAGCACTGGAAGGAGATGTGCAGTCGAGGGCAGGTGGAAACGGCACGCTGGCACACACTAATATCAGATACACCCTAA
- the LOC128528013 gene encoding synaptotagmin-5 isoform X2 has protein sequence MRVVSVHLQILLAVGLAVFCFGLVLGCIICWRRRKSRSSDTKEDEFYMQSGPTDHVTLTLSSSPSIKILPVKQQYEELDGDVLDYPSEASSFTPSDDNKGSFPQDSSKLKVPQKSRFALRRLSTPSAPCSPFKPSVHGRASLPSIRKLSLPSKTRRALDRRSTVIGDSLLPDPEQMPSIQQGELSPSNYSSSLSSRRSSLSNKQTPAVQFSLLFCPADGTLTVTILSVFRGPRRLSGAMVRASLPPLCPAALQAVPSRRNSLSLEPQTQTFTLEVGSVEELRACTLKLAVFGKDFSGLRETPLGELELNCSEMDWEPDTIITYSRQLNPARRRVKKSHSSQESLGTLRALVCISKPLGTLFVLLQYQTQAHRIKVMVRKAENLAKLTRIPGAADHYVVINLRHGGNVISTKETKGASGPNAVWNAPFLFDLPPGDIIRLPLVLEFIVMQGRLYTKSSVLGRALIGSEGPEAGQQHWKEMCSRGQVETARWHTLISDTP, from the exons ATGCGTGTTGTCTCAGTTCATCTACAGATCCTCCTGGCTGTTGGTCTGGCCGTCTTCTGCTTCGGCCTCGTCCTGGGCTGCATCATTTGCTGGCGCCGCAGGAAATCCCGGTCGTCTGACACAAAAGAGGATGAGTTTTACATGCAATCCGGTCCCACGGATCACGTGACTTTGACTCTCAGCTCGTCCCCATCAATCAAAATTCTTCCAGTCAAGCAGCAGTATGAAGAGCTTGACGGTGATGTATTAGACTATCCGTCAGAGGCTAGCAGCTTTACACCGTCTGATGACAACAAAGGCAGTTTTCCACAGGATTCAAGTAAGCTGAAAGTCCCTCAGAAGTCTCGATTTGCCCTGCGCCGCCTGAGCACCCCTTCTGCCCCCTGTTCTCCCTTCAAACCATCCGTCCATGGCCGCGCCTCCCTCCCAAGTATCCGTAAACTTAGCCTTCCATCCAAAACGCGCCGTGCTCTGGATCGCCGCTCGACTGTGATTGGAGACAGCCTTCTGCCAGACCCTGAGCAAATGCCATCCATCCAGCAGGGGGAGCTCTCTCCATCAAACTACAGCTCCAGCTTGAGTTCCAGGCGCAGCTCCTTGTCGAACAAGCAGACTCCTGCAGTACAGTTCTCCTTGCTGTTCTGTCCAGCAGATGGCACCCTTACAGTCACAATCCTCAGTGTGTTCAGGGGCCCAAGGAGGCTCAGTGGTGCTATGGTGCGTGCCAGCCTGCCCCCACTGTGCCCTGCTGCTCTGCAGGCAGTGCCATCACGCAGAAACAGCCTGAGCCTAGAGCCTCAGACTCAGACATTCACTCTGGAGGTCGGATCTGTCGAAGAGCTCCGGGCCTGCACTCTCAAACTGGCCGTGTTTGGTAAAGATTTCTCAGGCCTTCGGGAGACGCCGCTGGGTGAGCTAGAGCTCAACTGCAGCGAGATGGACTGGGAGCCCGATACCATCATCACATACAGCCGCCAACTCAATCCTGCAAGGAGGCGAGTTAAAAAg agtCACAGTAGTCAGGAGTCTTTGGGCACCCTGAGGGCTTTAGTGTGCATTTCAAAGCCTTTGGGCACACTTTTTGTCCTGCTCCAGTACCAGACCCAGGCCCATCGGATCAAAGTGATGGTGCGCAAAGCTGAGAACCTGGCCAAGCTCACTCGGATTCCTGGAGCCGCAG ATCACTACGTTGTCATCAACTTGCGTCACGGTGGGAACGTGATCAGTACTAAAGAGACGAAGGGAGCGAGCGGACCGAACGCGGTGTGGAACGCACCTTTCCTGTTCGATTTACCTCCTGGTGACATCATCAGACTTCCACTCGTCCTGGAGTTCATCGTTATGCAG GGACGGCTGTACACCAAAAGCAGTGTGCTAGGCCGTGCTCTGATTGGCTCTGAGGGCCCGGAGGCGGGGCAACAGCACTGGAAGGAGATGTGCAGTCGAGGGCAGGTGGAAACGGCACGCTGGCACACACTAATATCAGATACACCCTAA